The DNA window CGTTGATCACATCACGGGTTGGGACAAGTGGGGGAAGACCCGCAAGCGCAAGAACCGGCGACATACGATGATCGTGCACGGCAGCGAGGCGATCGGCCTCGCAGGCCAGCTCATGGCCCACGCCAATCGGAGTGGCGGGGCCCGGAAGGCGATCCGCGCCGCGGTCGAGCGGATCGAGGAGGCCGGACATCCGGAGGCTTTCCTGCCGGAGGCGGCTCGCCGCGCCATGAGCGACTTCTCCAGTTCGGGAAAGGCGGATCTCCCCCCGAAGAAGGTCGAGAATCTCATGAAGCCGCTTCCCGGCACCCTGGCGGGTCTCAAGGTGGACGTGCGGCTGGCGGTCGAGATGGCGACGCACGAGCAGGCGGAGCGCGAGGCGCTGGAGGGGGAACTGAAGGAACTGGAGGCGCGGTGGCGCGAGGCGGAGGAGATCGCCCGCATCGCCGACAGCCTCCTCGTTCCCGAGAGCGTGGACAGCTTCATCGCCGGCGAACGTTCGCAGATCGACGACGACCCCGCGAAGGGAGCCCGAACCGGCTGAAAGCCCGGGCCGGCTGAAAGCCCGCACCGGCCGGTCAGCCTGTCCGGCGCCGCCCCAGTTCCCTATCCTGCCGCATGAGCGAGAAGAGACTCATCGTCGTCGGCGACCGCGTGCTCATCGAGCCCCTGGAGGGTGAGGAGCGCACGGATGTCGGCCTCTACCTCCCCCCCACCGCGATCGACAAGCAGGCAGTGCAGGCGGGGACGGTCGTCGCCGTCGGCCCCGGGACTCCGGTCGGGCCGCCCGCCGAACTCGACGACGAACCGTGGAAGATCGGCGCCACCGAAGCCCGCTATCTCCCGATGCAGGCGCGACCGGGAGACTACGCGCTCTTCTTCCGGAAGGCCGCGGTGGAGATCACCTTCGAGGGCACGCAGTACCTCGTCGCACCGCAGGGCGCGATTCTCACCCTCGTCCGCGAGGAGGGTGAGGGAGAAGAAGCCGCCGAGGGCTTCGACCCCTCCTTTCTCTAGCCGCCCGCGCGCAGCGGGTTAGCGGTCGACGGGGCCGATCCGGTTGGGCCGCAGGGAGTGACAGTTCACCTCCCAGGAGGTCGCCCGGGCCTGAACCGGGGCGTCGCCCGTCGCGGACGCGGCGGCCGCCTGCCCCCGAAGCCGCGCCACCGCCCGTCCGACCATGTCCCCGCGGCTGCGACGCAGCGCCACGGCCCCCCGCACCTCGGGAGTCGACCATACGACCCACAGCGTGTCGGCCCGTGTGAACCAGCGCGTCTCCGTGCCGGAAAGGTCTCCGTCACCCTCGAGCGCGACGGCCTTGTAGGCGGTCATCTCTCTCCCGTACGCGTCGACGGAGTCGGCGAACAGCATGACCGACCGCACCGTGGGCGGATCGGTTTCGGGATCTTCCCCACCGTTGTCCGCGAGCCAGGTGTCGAACCGGAGGTGCCGGCAGCCGAGGAAGTCCCACAGGCGGAGATCGGCGGGTTCGGGCGGGGGTGGAGGCTCGACCTCCCGGAAGCGGAACCAGATCGAGACCCAGACGAAGACGGCCGACAGTCCCACGGCCACCATCAATCGCTTGGTCTTCAGTTCCCACCTCCGCTCGTGCCGGAATCGCCGCGGCCAACCTAGTGTGGCCCTCGTCGCCGCGCACAGCTTTTGGTGCGGGGCCCGCGACCGTAGGATATCCTCGCGATTCCCCGCCGTTTCCCCCCAACCACGCGTACGCGGAAGTCGAGGTCTGTTTGGCACCCCCGCCCGGGAAGATCCGGAACATTGCGATCATCGCCCACGTCGATCACGGGAAGACGACGCTCGTCGACCACATGCTGCGGCAGGCCGGCGCCTTCCAGTCGCACGAGCGGGTCGAGGAACGGGTCATGGACTCGAACCCGCTGGAGCGCGAGCGCGGCATCACGATCCTGTCGAAGAATACCGCCGTGCGCTGGGGTGAGACGAGGATCAACATCGTCGACACACCGGGTCACGCGGACTTCGGCGGCGAGGTCGAGCGCATCCTTCGGATGGTGGACGGCGTGCTCCTCCTGGTGGACGCGGCCGAGGGACCGATGCCGCAGACGCGCTTCGTCACGCGGAAGGCGCTCGCGCTCGGCCTCGCGCCCATCGTCGCGATCAACAAGGTGGACCGGCCCGAGCAGCGCGCGGCGGAGGTCCACGACGAGGTGCTGGAACTGTTCCTGGAACTCGATGCGACCGAGGCCCAGCTCGATGCCCCCTTCCTGTACGCGAGCGGGCGCGACGGCTGGGCGTCGCCCGATATCGAGGCGCGAGCCGGAGACCTGGAGCCGCTGTTCGAGACGATCGTCGCGGGCGTCCCCTCCCCCGCCGGCGACCCCGGAGGACCGTTCCAGATGCTGGCCTCCACGCTGGATCACTCCAGCTACGTGGGGCGCATCGCGATCGGCCGCATCGAACGGGGCACCGTGACGGAGGCGGATCGCGTGGTGCTGCTGCCGCTCGGGGAGCCCGGACCTGTGTCCGCCGACGAGGCCATCCCGGCCCGCGTGCTCAAGATCTACGGCTTCGACGGGCTGAAGCGCATTGAAACGCCCCGCGCGAGCGCCGGCGACATCGTGGCGCTGGCCGGACTCGAGGGAGTGGAGATCGGCCAGACCATCGTCGACCCGGACCACAGGGAGCGTCTCCGCGGGATCGCGGTCGAACGACCCACCCTCGCGGTGGACTTCCGGGTCAACGACGCCCCCTTCGCCGGGCGGACGGGCAAGTACGTCACGACCCGGCAACTGCGCCAGCGCCTCCTCCGCGAACTGGAGCGGAACGTCGCCCTTCGCGTCGAGCCGACGGACTCGCCCGACACCTTCTCCGTTTCGGGGCGAGGGGAACTCCATCTCACGATCCTCATGGAAACCATGCGCCGGGAGGGGTACGAGTTCTCCGTCTCGCGGCCGCGCGTCCTCCTGCGCCAGGGGCCCGACGGGGAGATCCTGGAGCCCTACGAAGAGGCGGTGATCGAAGTCCCGGCGGAGATGGTCGGCGTGGTGATGGAGAAGATGGGGAGCCGGCGGGCCGAACTCCTCTCGATGCGGCCGACAGACCAGGGTCCGGTGCGCCTGGATTTCAGGCTCCCGTCGCGCGGGCTGTTCGGATACCGCTCCGAGTTCCTCACGGACACGCGCGGCGAGGGCCAGTTGCACCACCGCTTCCTCGAATACGGACCCCGGGCCGGACACCTGGAACACCGGCGGAAGGGAGTGCTCGTCGCCGACCGCCCGGGTACCTCCGTCGCCTTTGCCCTCTTCAACCTCCAGGAGCGGGCCGAGATGCTGATCGGCCCCGGCATCGAGGTCTACAGCGGGATGATCGTGGGCGAGAACGTCCGCCCCGGCGACCTCGAGGTCAACGTGTCGAAGGGCAAGAAGCTCACGAACATGCGCGCCGCCGCCGCGGACGAGAACGTGCGCCTGGAGCCGCCGCGCGAACTCACGCTGGAACTCGCCCTCGAGTTCATCAACGACGACGAGTTGATCGAGGTCACGCCCGACGCGATCCGCCTCCGCAAGCGCAGCCTCGACCCGATCGAACGAAAAAAGGCGATGCGCCGCGCCGCCGCCGAGGCCCGCGAAGCCTGACGCCGGCCGCTACGTGGTTCCGCGTGCCCTCCGGGCGTTCCGGGCGTGGAGGGCGAACACGGCGCTGCCCAGCAGCACTCCGGCGATCCGCACCGGATCGTTCGGGACCAGGATGAGGGCTCCGGCCACGGCGAACAGGGCGCGCTCGGCGGCGCTGCACGCGGCCACCGCAAACCCCTCGATCGCGTATGCGACGGCCGACACGAGCGCGACCGTGCAGACGATGGCGAAGATGAACGCCGTCACGGCGGTGCCCTCCACGAGGATCAGCGCCGAATAGGCCATCATCGCGGGCACGATGAAGAAGCCGAGGGACAGCTTCACGGCCTGGGTCGCCGTCCGCATGGGCGCCGAGCCCGCGACCCCCGCCCCCGCAAAGGCGGCGAGGGCGATCGGCGGCGTCACGTTCGACGTCTGCGAAAGCCAGAAGATGATCATGTGGGCGACGAGGAGGGAGAGGCCGAGTCCTTCCAGCGCGGGCGCGGCCATGACGGAGATCACGATGTAGGCCGCGGTCACGGGCAGTCCCATGCCGAGGACGAGCGCGGCGATCGCGATAAAGATGAGCGCGAGCCAGAGCAGCCCGCCGGCCGCCTGCACGACGGACTCCGTGAACTGGAGGCCGATCCCGGTCTGGCCGATCACGCCCACGACGATCCCGGCGGTCGCGCACGCGAGAGAGATCGGCAGCGCCAGCACCGCGCCCGTCCGCAGCCCCTCGAGGATGGTGCGCCACCCCACCCGCGTCCGTTTCCGCGCCATCCCCGTGACGACGACGGCGAGGCTGCCCACGGCCCCGACGAGCGGCGGCGAGTAGTTGAGGAGGAGGAGCGCGACGACGAGTCCGAGCGGAAGCAGGAAGTGGACGCCCTCGCGCAGCGTGCGCCGCACCGGCGGCGGGTTCTTCATCCCCCGCAATCCCAGTTTCAGGGCCATGAGGTGGACGAAGAGCAGCGTGCACCCGAAGTAGAGGATGGCGGGCGCGATGGAGAGCGCCACGATCTCCCGGTACGGCGTGTTCGTGAAGTCCGCCATGATGAAGGCGCCGGCGCCCATGATCGGCGGCATGATCTGGCCGCCGGTGGAGGCCGCCGCCTCGATCCCGCCCGCCTGTTCCGGGCGGTAGCCGAGCTTCTTCATCATCGGGATCGTGAGCGCGCCCGTCGTCACCGTGTTCGCGATCGCCGAGCCCGAGATCGACCCCATGGCCGCGGAGGCGATGACGCTCGCCTTGGCCGGCCCGCCTCGGAACCGGCCCGCGGCGGCAAACGCGAGGTCGATGAAGAAGCGCCCCGCGCCCGTCACCTCGAGGAACGCGCCGAAGAGGACGAAGATGAACACGGTCCCCGCCGCGATCCCGAGCGGCGTCCCGAACAGGCCCGCCCCCGTGAAGATCTGGAAGCGCAGGATGCGCTCGATCGTGAAGCCGCGATTCGCGATCACGTCCGGCAGCAGGTCCCCGAACCCCGCGTAGAGGAGGAAGACGAGGCCCACGGCGACCATCACCCAGCCCACGGCGCGCCGCGTCGCCTCGAAGAGGAGGATCACGAACACCAGGCCCGCAATCAGGTCGTGCGTCGTGAGCCCGTACAGGATGTGGTCGACCCCGCGGTAGTCGAAGCCCACGATGACCCACCCGCAGTAGAGGGCGACGAGCGCCAGGGCGGCGTCGAGCCACAGGCTCCAGCGGGGCGCGGGGCCCTCCCCCGTCCACGAGGGCTTGGCGAGGAAGGTGAGGACGACGACCCAGGCGAGGTGGATGGGCCGGCCGAGCGTGGCCGAGAGCGTGCCGGTCGTGCTCTGCCAGAGCTGGAAGAGGGAGAGCCCCACCGCGAGGGCGAAGAGGATGCGCCGCCACGGCGGCCGCGGAGCCGTCAACGCGCCGTCAAGGCGCCCCCGACCCGGGCTGCCCGAGGATCTCGTCGAAGTAGCGCCGGGCGCCGGGGTGGAGGGGGAAGTCGCCCACGTCGCGCGCGGAGGGCGGTGTGATGAAGCTCGCCACGCTGGAGATGTTCTCAAGATCCGCGCGGCGTTCGAGCATCGTGCGCGTGAGATCGTAGGCGAGTCCCTCCTCCATCGCACCGGAGACGACGAGGAGGTTCCAAAGCGTGGGCGTGAGCACCGGCTCATCGACGCCGCGGTAGACCCCGGGCGGCACGCGGAAGCCGCTGTACGCGGGCTCCGACCCGACGATCGTCGCGATCTCGTCCTCGGAGAAGGGGACGAGGACCATGTCCCGGGAGACGCCGATCTCGACCACGGCGGGCATGCCCACGCCGCCCGCGATGAAGCCGGCGTCCAGCGTCCCGTCCTTGAGTCCGTTCGACATCTGGGCGTAGTTGAGCTGCCGGACGGTGAAGTCGGACTCCCCGATCCCCATGGCCTCGAGCACGTTCCAGGCGGTGACCGCGTTCCCGGACCCCGGCGGGCCGACGGACACGCGGCGCCCGCGGAGATCGTGTACGGATTCGATCCCCGTGCTCCGGATCGTCACGAGGTGCACGACGTTGGGATAGAGCTTGCCGAGGGAGGCGAGCGGCATGGGCTCCGGGAAGCGCCCGCGGCCGGCCAGCGCCGCCGCGAGCGCGTCCGCCTGCGTGAAGCCGACCTCGCTCTCCCCCTTGGCGACCTGGATGAGGTTCGTGACGGAGCCGGCGGTCGTCTCCGCCTTCATGTTCACGCCGTCGACGTGCCGCGACCAGATCGACGCCAGGCCGCCCCCGAGCGGGTAGTAGAGCCCGTTCGTGTTCCCCGTCGCGATCGAGAGCGTCCGCTGCCCGCCACCCCCGCAACCCGCCGCGGCAAGGACCCCCAGGGCGCCGAGGCCCCCGACGACGCCCATCACGAGGCGGCGCAGCGCGATCCCGCGTCGCATCAACCGGTTCCCACAGCCACTGGCACGCGCATCCGCCGCTCCCCTCAGTGTTGCCCCTCGATCCCAAGGCGCTGCTATGCTCTCCCCGTCGCGCCTTCCGAGGCAAGCGCCTACCCGCCCGGCCCCCGCCGTTCCGTGTCCGAGCGAAGCCTCGCGCGATCTGCGAACCTTGTAAATTCGGCATTGAATTCCTAAAATCCAAGCATGAACAGTGCGATGATCCCCCGGTTGCTGGGGCCGCAGGTGGAAGAGCACCTCTCGATCTTCCCGGCGGTCGGACTCCTCGGTCCCCGCCAGGTCGGGAAGACGACGTTGGCGCGAGCTATCGCGGATTCCCGGGAGGAGGGCGCCCACGGGGAGCCCGGCCGGGCGGCCGGCGGTCTGTACCTGGATCTGGAGAATCCCGCGGACCTCGCGCGTCTGGCCGAGGGATCGGGGTATCTCAAGGGAGTGACGGACCGACTCGTCGTACTCGACGAGATCCAGCGGGCGCCCGAACTGTTCCGTGAACTGCGCGGGATCATCGACCGGAGGATCTGGCGGGGCGAGCAGGCCGGACAATTCCTGATCCTCGGGCCCGCCTCGCTCGATCTGCTGCGCCAGTCCGGCGAGAGCCTCGCGGGCCGTATCGGCTATCTCGAACTCGGTCCCCTGGATGTGCGGGAGCTCGAAGAGAACCGGCTCCTGCGCCTGTGGAGCCGCGGCGGCTTCCCGCCGAGCTTTCTCGCCCCGTCGGACGAGGCGAGCGCGCTGTGGCGGGAGAACTTCATTCGGACCTATCTCGAACGCGACATCCCTCAACTGGGACCGCGCATCCCGGCCGAAACGCTACGTCGCTTCTGGACCATGCTCGCGCACTCCCAGGGCGGACTGTGGAACGCGTCGACCTTCGCCCGGAGTCTGGGCGTGGACGGGAAGACGATCGCGCGCTACGCGGACCTGCTCGTCGACCTTCTCCTCGTACGCCGACTGCAGCCGATTCACGTGAACGTCCGCAAACGGCTCGCCAAATCGCCGCGCCTCTACCTGCGGGATAGCGGGGTCCTGCACGCGCTGCTCGGGATACCGGACCTCGACTACCTGCTCGGTCACCCCGTCGCGGGCCCCAGTTGGGAGGGTTTCGCGATCGAGACGCTGATCCGGGCGGCGCCGGACCGGCTCACTCCACCGGGCTTCTACCGGACGGCGACCGGCGTGGAGATCGACCTGATCCTGGAAGTGCCGGGACCGCGAAGGTGGGCCATCGAGATCAAGCGCGGACTCGCACCACGGATCGGAAAGGGGTTCCGCATCGCACTCGAGGACGTGCGGCCCGACCGCGCGTTCGTCGTGTACGGCGGAGACGACCGCTATCCCGTGAGAGGCGGAGTCGAGGTCATCGGACTGCGCGAGTTGGCGCTGGAACTGGCAGCTCTTTAGTCCCGTCCGCCCGACGCGGTCAGTTCCGTCGGAATTGCGCGCGGAGCAGCGCGACGAGGGCGAAGGCGGCGGCGGAGACGATGAGGCCAATGAGCGTGCGGTCGAGCAGGGCGGGCGCGTCGGCGGGGGCGAAGATGTGCACGGCGCCCAGCGCCGCGAGCCCGGCGCCGATGGCGGCGAGGGCCTCCGGCACGCCGGCGCGCCGCGAGTGGAGCCCGGCGGCCACCGGGATGAACAAGCTCACGCTCAGGATCGAATAGAAGATCGTGAGCGAGGCGATCACGCTCTCGAGCCAGAGGGCGAGCAGCACGCCCAGCGTCCCTCCGGCGATCGCGGCGCCCCGCGCCACCCGCAGCACCTGCCGGCTCGTCGCCTCGGGTCTCAGGAAGCCCTTGTAGAGATCCTTCGAGAGAGAGGTCGAGAGCATGAACAGCCCGGCGTCGGCCGAACTCACCTCGGCGGAGAACACGGCGGCGAGGCCGAGCAGCCCGAGCGCGGGCGGCAGCGCGGTGGCGAGGAGCATGGGCAGGGCCTGCTCACGGCTCGCGAGCGCGGGGTCGTACACGCGGGCGATCATCCCGAGCAGCGTCGGCGCGAAAGCGAACAGCACGAGCCCGACACCGGCGGCGAGGAGCCCGATCCGGATCGCCCGCGGACCCGTCGCTCCGTAGACCTTCTGCACCAACCCGGGCGAGATGATGAAGGCCGGCGCAAGGAGCGCGATATAGACCCACCCGGAGCCCCCGCCCTGCCACGGATTCAGGTAATCAGGCGACGTGCGGGCGGCGGTCGCTTCGATGGCGGCCCAGCCGCCGATGTCGGACAGCGCCCACGGGATCGCGACGGCGAACCCGGCGAGCAGCACGACGAGCTGGACCAGGTTGACCCAGGCCGATGCCACGAGGCCGCCGGCGCTGAAGTAGGCGATGACAACGATCCCGCCGACGAGCGCGCCGATCCAGCGCGGGGTACCGGCGACGACCGCGACGATCTCCGCCATGGCGATGAGCTGCCCGGACACGATGGTGAGCGTGGCGAACCAGAGCAGGACGGCGATCAGCAGCCGCACCGAGCGACCGTAGCGCAGGTCCAGGTAGTCGCCCATGGTGAGGAGTCCGTGACGCGCGGCCACCTTCCAGATCCGCGGCCCGACCCAGAGGGCGAGCAGGATCGTCCCGATGCCGGCCGAGCCGACCCACCACCACGCGCTGAGCCCATCCCGGTAGCCGAGCCCCGCCGCGCCGACGGTCGTGCCCGCCCCGAGGTTCGCGGCCAACACGGTGGCGAAGAGCAGCACCGGCCCGAGCTTTCGGTCCGCCACAAAAAAACTCCCCGCCCGACCAACCCGCCGCCCGATCCAGGCCCCCAGCGCAACGAGCCCCGCAGCATACGCGAGAAGCACCCACAAACCGGTCGTCATGGGCCCGCGGGCGGCACGATCAGCGGCCGGTGCCCGTCAAGTCGGTGACCGAGGGGAGGCCGGGGAGGCCGGTGGCGGCACGGACGGCGCGCAGGATCGCTTCGGCGACCATGTCCGCAGCGAGCGCGCCGATCCGCGACAGGCCTGCCTCGTCCTCGTGCGTGCCGGTGGCGAGGCCGAACAGAGTGTCGCCGTCGCTGGGGGTGTGGGCCGGGTAGACGGCCCGGGCGAGTCCGTCGTGCGCCATCTGCGCGACCTTCGTGATCTCGGCCTTCGAGAGGCGGGCGTTCGTCGCCACGACGCCGATGGTCGTGTTCTCGACGGAGGGGTCGTCGGCCGGCGCGTCGCCCGGCGGCCGCACCTCCCCCTCCCGCAGCAACGCGCGGGCGTCCGCGAAGCCCGTCCCGTCCTCCGTGCGGACCCCGGCCACGACCTCCCCCGTGGCCGGATCGATCACGTCGCCAACCGAATTGACCGCCACGACCGCGGCCACGGTGAGACCGTCCTCGAGGGTGATCGAGGCGGTGCCGATCCCGCCCTTCATCGCGCGGCCGCGGCCCCGAAGCTTCCCCACCGTCGCACCGGCCCCCGCGCCGACGCTGCCCTCGGCGGGCGCCGCCGCGCTCGCCGCGCGGGCGGCCTCGTAACCGCACTCCGGCCCGGGACGAACGGACCCGCCGCCGATGCCGAGATCGAACAGGATCGCCGCGGCCACGATCGGGACGACGTGATCCCCGGCCCGGTACCCGACCCGCCGCTCCTCGAGATACCGGACCACGCCCGACGCCGCCTCGAGGCCGAACGCGCTCCCGCCCGAGAGCACGATGGCGTGGGCTTCCTGCACGCTGTTCACCGGATCGAGGAGGGCGATCTCCCGCGTCCCCGGCGCCCCGCCCCGCACGTCGACGCCGGCCACGGCGCCGTCCTCGGCGAGGACGACCGTACAGCCCGTGGGCCGCTCCTCCAGCGTGAAGTGCCCCAGCGCGATCCCCTCGACCGCCGTGATCCCGCCCCCCGCCAAGTCCGCTGTCTCCTGCGCCACACACCCTCCCGCCGCGAGAAATCCGCCCACCACCCCGGCCGCCGCGAGCGCGACGCCCCGCGCCGAGCGCGGCCCTGGAAGCTCCGGTCTCATCCGCACCGCCTTTTGCACAGCCATGCTATCCGGCGAACTCGTACACGAGGTCCTCCCCGGGCAGACCCTCGACTCGCAGCACGACCGTGCCGGGTCCGGGTCCGTAGAACTGCCGGTAGCGCGTTCTGACCAGGTCGAGATCGAAGACGCGGGTGTCCGTCACCCAGCGCTCGCAGGCATCGCCGTTCGCCTCGTGGACGAGTTCCGCCGGAAGCTGCACCGGATCCGATTCCAGGAACGTCTCCGAGATCACCAGCGTGAAGATGTGCCTCCGGCAACCGCCCGAGTACTCCACCTCGACGGTCAACCCGCGTCCGTTCACCGAGGCCGAGTTCGCGACATAGGGATCGTCCCCCCAGTCGCCGTCCCCCGCCAGAACCACGTTGTTGTCCGGCACGTCCGGCCCCAGCCCCGACTCGCCGCACCCCGACGCACCGAGAAGTCCGAGGATGAGCACCATCGAGACCCTCCCGCGGGAGGCGCAGACCGGGGCACCGGCAGTCGAAATTATCATGCAAGTTCGGGGCGGTTGCGGTAGTCTTCGAGGGCCTCGGGGTTGGCGAGGGCCTCGACGTTCTTGACGGACTCTCCCAGTACCACGGCGCGCACGGCGAGTTCCGATATCTTGGCGCTCTTCGTGCGCGGGATGTCCGCCACCTGCAGTATCCGCGCCGGGACGTGGCGGGGCGAGGCGTTATCCCGGATCTCCCTCCGGATCCGCGCCTCCAACTCCTCGTCCAGACTCCGCCCTTCCGCAAGCCGCACGAAGAGGACGACGCGCGTGTCGTTCTCCCACGGCTGCCCGATGACGATGGACTCGAGGATCT is part of the Candidatus Palauibacter polyketidifaciens genome and encodes:
- a CDS encoding co-chaperone GroES family protein, giving the protein MSEKRLIVVGDRVLIEPLEGEERTDVGLYLPPTAIDKQAVQAGTVVAVGPGTPVGPPAELDDEPWKIGATEARYLPMQARPGDYALFFRKAAVEITFEGTQYLVAPQGAILTLVREEGEGEEAAEGFDPSFL
- the typA gene encoding translational GTPase TypA, which translates into the protein MAPPPGKIRNIAIIAHVDHGKTTLVDHMLRQAGAFQSHERVEERVMDSNPLERERGITILSKNTAVRWGETRINIVDTPGHADFGGEVERILRMVDGVLLLVDAAEGPMPQTRFVTRKALALGLAPIVAINKVDRPEQRAAEVHDEVLELFLELDATEAQLDAPFLYASGRDGWASPDIEARAGDLEPLFETIVAGVPSPAGDPGGPFQMLASTLDHSSYVGRIAIGRIERGTVTEADRVVLLPLGEPGPVSADEAIPARVLKIYGFDGLKRIETPRASAGDIVALAGLEGVEIGQTIVDPDHRERLRGIAVERPTLAVDFRVNDAPFAGRTGKYVTTRQLRQRLLRELERNVALRVEPTDSPDTFSVSGRGELHLTILMETMRREGYEFSVSRPRVLLRQGPDGEILEPYEEAVIEVPAEMVGVVMEKMGSRRAELLSMRPTDQGPVRLDFRLPSRGLFGYRSEFLTDTRGEGQLHHRFLEYGPRAGHLEHRRKGVLVADRPGTSVAFALFNLQERAEMLIGPGIEVYSGMIVGENVRPGDLEVNVSKGKKLTNMRAAAADENVRLEPPRELTLELALEFINDDELIEVTPDAIRLRKRSLDPIERKKAMRRAAAEAREA
- a CDS encoding TRAP transporter fused permease subunit; translation: MTAPRPPWRRILFALAVGLSLFQLWQSTTGTLSATLGRPIHLAWVVVLTFLAKPSWTGEGPAPRWSLWLDAALALVALYCGWVIVGFDYRGVDHILYGLTTHDLIAGLVFVILLFEATRRAVGWVMVAVGLVFLLYAGFGDLLPDVIANRGFTIERILRFQIFTGAGLFGTPLGIAAGTVFIFVLFGAFLEVTGAGRFFIDLAFAAAGRFRGGPAKASVIASAAMGSISGSAIANTVTTGALTIPMMKKLGYRPEQAGGIEAAASTGGQIMPPIMGAGAFIMADFTNTPYREIVALSIAPAILYFGCTLLFVHLMALKLGLRGMKNPPPVRRTLREGVHFLLPLGLVVALLLLNYSPPLVGAVGSLAVVVTGMARKRTRVGWRTILEGLRTGAVLALPISLACATAGIVVGVIGQTGIGLQFTESVVQAAGGLLWLALIFIAIAALVLGMGLPVTAAYIVISVMAAPALEGLGLSLLVAHMIIFWLSQTSNVTPPIALAAFAGAGVAGSAPMRTATQAVKLSLGFFIVPAMMAYSALILVEGTAVTAFIFAIVCTVALVSAVAYAIEGFAVAACSAAERALFAVAGALILVPNDPVRIAGVLLGSAVFALHARNARRARGTT
- a CDS encoding TAXI family TRAP transporter solute-binding subunit, which encodes MRRGIALRRLVMGVVGGLGALGVLAAAGCGGGGQRTLSIATGNTNGLYYPLGGGLASIWSRHVDGVNMKAETTAGSVTNLIQVAKGESEVGFTQADALAAALAGRGRFPEPMPLASLGKLYPNVVHLVTIRSTGIESVHDLRGRRVSVGPPGSGNAVTAWNVLEAMGIGESDFTVRQLNYAQMSNGLKDGTLDAGFIAGGVGMPAVVEIGVSRDMVLVPFSEDEIATIVGSEPAYSGFRVPPGVYRGVDEPVLTPTLWNLLVVSGAMEEGLAYDLTRTMLERRADLENISSVASFITPPSARDVGDFPLHPGARRYFDEILGQPGSGAP
- a CDS encoding ATP-binding protein, which produces MIPRLLGPQVEEHLSIFPAVGLLGPRQVGKTTLARAIADSREEGAHGEPGRAAGGLYLDLENPADLARLAEGSGYLKGVTDRLVVLDEIQRAPELFRELRGIIDRRIWRGEQAGQFLILGPASLDLLRQSGESLAGRIGYLELGPLDVRELEENRLLRLWSRGGFPPSFLAPSDEASALWRENFIRTYLERDIPQLGPRIPAETLRRFWTMLAHSQGGLWNASTFARSLGVDGKTIARYADLLVDLLLVRRLQPIHVNVRKRLAKSPRLYLRDSGVLHALLGIPDLDYLLGHPVAGPSWEGFAIETLIRAAPDRLTPPGFYRTATGVEIDLILEVPGPRRWAIEIKRGLAPRIGKGFRIALEDVRPDRAFVVYGGDDRYPVRGGVEVIGLRELALELAAL
- a CDS encoding sodium:solute symporter family protein, which translates into the protein MADRKLGPVLLFATVLAANLGAGTTVGAAGLGYRDGLSAWWWVGSAGIGTILLALWVGPRIWKVAARHGLLTMGDYLDLRYGRSVRLLIAVLLWFATLTIVSGQLIAMAEIVAVVAGTPRWIGALVGGIVVIAYFSAGGLVASAWVNLVQLVVLLAGFAVAIPWALSDIGGWAAIEATAARTSPDYLNPWQGGGSGWVYIALLAPAFIISPGLVQKVYGATGPRAIRIGLLAAGVGLVLFAFAPTLLGMIARVYDPALASREQALPMLLATALPPALGLLGLAAVFSAEVSSADAGLFMLSTSLSKDLYKGFLRPEATSRQVLRVARGAAIAGGTLGVLLALWLESVIASLTIFYSILSVSLFIPVAAGLHSRRAGVPEALAAIGAGLAALGAVHIFAPADAPALLDRTLIGLIVSAAAFALVALLRAQFRRN
- a CDS encoding P1 family peptidase; this translates as MRPELPGPRSARGVALAAAGVVGGFLAAGGCVAQETADLAGGGITAVEGIALGHFTLEERPTGCTVVLAEDGAVAGVDVRGGAPGTREIALLDPVNSVQEAHAIVLSGGSAFGLEAASGVVRYLEERRVGYRAGDHVVPIVAAAILFDLGIGGGSVRPGPECGYEAARAASAAAPAEGSVGAGAGATVGKLRGRGRAMKGGIGTASITLEDGLTVAAVVAVNSVGDVIDPATGEVVAGVRTEDGTGFADARALLREGEVRPPGDAPADDPSVENTTIGVVATNARLSKAEITKVAQMAHDGLARAVYPAHTPSDGDTLFGLATGTHEDEAGLSRIGALAADMVAEAILRAVRAATGLPGLPSVTDLTGTGR